A DNA window from Macadamia integrifolia cultivar HAES 741 chromosome 4, SCU_Mint_v3, whole genome shotgun sequence contains the following coding sequences:
- the LOC122075806 gene encoding leucine-rich repeat receptor-like serine/threonine-protein kinase BAM1, with the protein MGENFLNGIIPKGLFGLPKLAQVELQDNYLEGSFPKTDSVTVNLGQISLSNNQLTGSLPPSVGNFSGVQKLLLDGNMFSVRIPLEIGKLQQLSKMDFSSNKFSGPIAPEVSQCKSLTFIYLSYNELSGEIPPEITSMRILNYLNLSSNHLVGGIPPSISTMQSLTSVDFSNNNLSGLVPGTGQFSYFNSTSFVGNPELCGPYLRPCKSGDGDQQTHVKGPLSASIKLLLVIGLLVCSIAFAVAAIFKARSLKKANESRAWKLTASQRLDFTCDDVLECLKEGNIIGKGGAGIVYKGIMPNGDQVAVKRLPVMSRGSSHDHGFNAEIQTLGRIRHRHIVRLLGFCSNHETNLLVYEYMPNGSLGELLHGKKGGHLHWDTRYKIAVEAAKGLCYLHHDCSPLILHRDVKSNNILLDSDFEAHVADFGLAKFLQDSGTSECMSAIAGSYGYIAPEYAYTLKVDEKSDVYSFGVVLLELVSGRKPVDEFGDGVDIV; encoded by the exons ATGGGTGAGAACTTTCTCAATGGTATCATTCCGAAGGGGCTCTTCGGCTTGCCCAAGCTCGCACAGGTCGAGCTTCAAGACAACTACCTTGAGGGGAGCTTTCCGAAGACTGATTCGGTCACCGTGAATCTGGGGCAGATCAGCCTTTCCAACAACCAGCTCACGGGATCTCTGCCTCCTTCCGTAGGTAACTTCTCTGGCGTGCAGAAGCTCCTTCTTGATGGTAATATGTTCTCTGTCCGTATTCCGCTGGAAATTGGAAAGTTGCAGCAGCTATCCAAAATGGATTTCAGCAGCAACAAGTTCTCCGGTCCAATAGCACCAGAGGTCAGTCAATGCAAGTCGCTGACATTCATCTATCTCAGCTACAACGAGTTATCCGGCGAGATCCCCCCAGAGATCACGAGTATGCGGATCTTAAACTACCTGAATCTCTCAAGCAATCATCTCGTTGGGGGCATTCCTCCGTCAATCTCAACAATGCAAAGCTTGACTTCAGTGGATTTCTCCAACAACAATCTGTCTGGTTTGGTTCCAGGCACCGGTCAGTTCAGTTACTTCAATTCCACTTCCTTCGTTGGCAACCCCGAACTCTGTGGTCCATACTTGCGGCCTTGCAAATCTGGTGACGGCGACCAACAAACCCATGTGAAAGGCCCACTCTCTGCTTCGATAAAGCTCCTCCTAGTCATTGGCCTTCTTGTCTGCTCGATAGCATTTGCAGTCGCTGCCATCTTCAAAGCTCGGTCACTGAAGAAAGCTAACGAGTCCAGGGCGTGGAAACTAACGGCTTCCCAGCGTTTGGATTTCACTTGTGATGACGTCTTGGAATGCTTGAAGGAAGGCAACATCATAGGGAAGGGAGGTGCTGGTATTGTGTACAAGGGCATCATGCCTAATGGCGACCAGGTTGCCGTGAAAAGGCTGCCGGTGATGAGCCGAGGATCGTCTCATGATCATGGGTTCAATGCAGAGATACAGACTCTGGGTAGGATTCGACATCGCCACATTGTTAGATTATTAGGATTTTGTTCCAACCATGAAACCAATCTTCTGGTTTACGAGTATATGCCTAATGGGAGCTTGGGTGAACTCCTGCATGGCAAGAAAGGAGGTCACTTGCACTGGGACACAAGGTATAAGATTGCAGTAGAGGCTGCCAAGGGTCTCTGTTACCTACACCATGACTGTTCCCCATTAATCCTTCACCGTGATGTGAAATCAAACAACATCCTCCTTGATTCCGACTTTGAAGCTCATGTTGCTGATTTTGGTCTTGCCAAGTTTCTACAGGATTCAGGCACCTCAGAGTGCATGTCAGCTATTGCCGGTTCCTATGGTTACATTGCCCCAG AGTATGCCTACACACTGAAGGTTGATGAGAAAAGTGATGTGTACAGCTTTGGGGTGGTTCTGTTGGAATTGGTGAGTGGTAGAAAACCAGTGGATGAGTTTGGGGATGGGGTAGACATTGTGTAG